The following proteins are encoded in a genomic region of Ursus arctos isolate Adak ecotype North America unplaced genomic scaffold, UrsArc2.0 scaffold_32, whole genome shotgun sequence:
- the C1QA gene encoding complement C1q subcomponent subunit A: MEAPWGWLVVCVLAVSLASTVTQDVCRAPNGRAGAAGPPGRDGRPGLKGEQGEPGAPGMRTGIQGLKGDQGDPGPPGNPGNMGFPGPSGPLGLPGFPGPKGIKGNPGNIKDQPRPAFSAIRRNPPMGGNVVIFDTVITNQEGPYQNHTGRFICAVPGYYYFTFQVVSKWDICLSIVSSGRGRFRRSLGFCDTNSKGIFQVVSGGTVLQLQQGDQVWIERDPVKGRIYQGSEADSVFSGFLIFPSI, encoded by the exons TGTGCCGAGCACCGAATgggagggctggggctgcaggacCACCCGGCCGAGACGGACGGCCAGGCCTCAAGGGGGAGCAAGGGGAGCCAG GGGCTCCTGGCATGCGGACGGGCATCCAAGGCCTTAAAGGCGACCAGGGGGACCCTGGGCCCCCTGGAAACCCTGGCAACATGGGCTTCCCTGGGCCCAGTGGTCCCCTTGGGCTCCCTGGCTTCCCAGGACCGAAAGGCATCAAGGGCAACCCAGGAAACATCAAGGACCAGCCACGGCCGGCCTTCTCAGCCATAAGGCGGAACCCACCAATGGGTGGCAACGTGGTCATCTTTGACACGGTCATCACCAACCAGGAAGGCCCGTACCAGAACCACACAGGCCGGTTCATCTGTGCGGTGCCCGGCTACTACTACTTCACTTTCCAGGTGGTGTCCAAGTGGGACATCTGCCTGTCCATCGTGTCATCTGGGAGGGGCCGGTTCCGGCGCTCCTTGGGCTTCTGTGACACCAACAGCAAGGGAATCTTCCAGGTGGTGTCTGGGGGCACGGTTCTCCAGCTACAGCAGGGGGACCAGGTCTGGATTGAAAGAGACCCCGTCAAGGGCCGCATTTACCAGGGTTCTGAGGCAGACAGCGTCTTCAGCGGCTTCCTCATCTTCCCGTCCATCTGA